In the Pseudoliparis swirei isolate HS2019 ecotype Mariana Trench chromosome 19, NWPU_hadal_v1, whole genome shotgun sequence genome, one interval contains:
- the LOC130209771 gene encoding zona pellucida sperm-binding protein 3-like codes for MAPSGPFLIYLPGECPEPACIMMAFFWQRALLVSLAAAMSVYADMKLDCGTDSVTLVWREGRSRADTSLFRLGNCFPTSFSTTEAVFSVDFDDCNFRRIVTGDRLMFTNDLTYSSSSDSDPQAFTHPVVCVYERPEDWYPRLHAPIFNTYGLGDLEFHFGLMNADFSGPAESITFPLGSFIPIMASVAQEAHQPLLLFLEECVAATTPELQPESTLYPIIANEGCLVDSLVSRSKFERRQKSSEIHLSLQAFRFGLSEEVFIHCKLVAWDPNHQDNSKKACHYDQEHGWEQLDNSASRYLCACCDSDCKSRRVRSSASGKRGMAQKAVLGPLTITDVNY; via the exons atggccccatctggaccctttcTTATCTATCTTCCcggtgag TGTCCAGAGCCAGCATGCATCATGATGGCGTTCTTTTGGCAACGTGCTCTGCTTGTGAGCCTGGCTGCGGCCATGTCGGTGTATGCAG ACATGAAGCTGGACTGCGGAACCGATTCTGTGACGTTGGTGTGGAGGGAGGGCAGGTCCCGGGCCGATACCTCGCTCTTCCGTCTGGGTAACTGCTTCCCCACCAGCTTCTCGACCACCGAGGCTGTTTTCAGCGTGGATTTCGACGACTGTAACTTCAGGAGAATT GTAACTGGGGATCGCTTGATGTTCACCAACGATCTGACCTACAGTTCCTCTTCTGACTCTGACCCTCAGGCCTTCACTCACCCCGTTGTCTGTGTATATGAGAG gcCTGAAGACTGGTACCCGCGGCTTCATGCCCCAATTTTCAACACGTACGGTCTCGGAGATCTAGAGTTCCACTTTGGCCTCATGAATG ctgactTCTCTGGCCCAGCTGAATCTATTACCTTTCCTCTGGGCTCCTTTATCCCGATCATGGCAAGCGTGGCCCAGGAGGCCCATCAGCCCTTGCTGCTGTTTCTTGAGGAATGCGTAGCGGCTACCACACCGGAGCTGCAGCCTGAAAGCACTTTGTACCCGATAATCGCCAATGAGGG ATGTCTTGTGGACAGTCTGGTATCGCGCTCTAAATTCGAACGAAGGCAAAAATCCTCTGAGATCCACCTTTCCCTTCAAGCCTTTAGGTTTGGTCTCAGTGAAGAG GTGTTTATTCACTGTAAACTTGTGGCTTGGGATCCCAACCATCAGgacaacagcaagaaggcctgCCACTATGACCAAGAGCATGG CTGGGAGCAGTTGGACAACTCTGCCTCCCGGTATCTCTGTGCCTGCTGTGACTCTGACTGCAAGTCCAGGAGGGTCAGGAGTTCAGCATCAG GGAAGCGTGGAATGGCACAAAAAGCTGTCCTTGGGCCGCTGACTatcactgatgtgaattatTGA
- the LOC130209422 gene encoding zona pellucida sperm-binding protein 3-like: MMMVLYAPSTLIFSPPINFRRRRSRRSLTASAPEAVDTHQLKEVVLMKIAPVTRNKNTPQCPEPACIMMAFFWQRALLVSLAAAMSVYADMKLDCGTDSVTLVWREGRSRADTSLFRLGNCFPTSFSATEAVFSVDFDDCNFRRIVTGDRLMFTNDLTYSSSSSSDPQAFTHPVVCVYERPEDWYPRLHAPIFNTYGLGDLEFHFGLMNADFSGPAESTTFPLGSFIPIMASVALEAHQPLLLFLEECVAATTPELQPESTLYPIIANEGCLVDSLVSRSKFERRQKSSEIHLSLQAFRFGLGEEVFIHCKLVAWDPNHQDNSKKACHYDQEHGWEQLDNSASRYLCACCDSDCKSRRVRSSASGKRGMAQKAVLGPLTVTDVNY; the protein is encoded by the exons ATGATGATGGTGCTGTATGCACCGTCAACGTTAATTTTTAGTCCACCCATAAACttcagaagaaggagaagtagaagaagtctGACGGCCTCTGCACCTGAGGCCGTCGacacacaccagctgaaagAGGTTGTCTTGATGAAAATTGCCCCGGTAACGAGGAATAAAAACACCCCACAGTGTCCAGAGCCAGCATGCATCATGATGGCGTTCTTTTGGCAACGTGCTCTGCTTGTGAGCCTGGCTGCGGCCATGTCGGTGTATGCAG ACATGAAGCTGGACTGCGGAACCGATTCTGTGACGTTGGTGTGGAGGGAGGGCAGGTCCCGGGCCGATACCTCGCTCTTCCGTCTGGGTAACTGCTTCCCCACCAGCTTCTCGGCCACCGAGGCTGTTTTCAGCGTGGACTTCGACGACTGTAACTTCAGGAGAATT GTAACTGGGGATCGCTTGATGTTCACCAACGATCTGACCTacagttcctcttcctcctctgaccctCAGGCCTTCACTCACCCCGTTGTCTGTGTATATGAGAG GCCTGAAGACTGGTACCCGCGGCTTCATGCGCCAATTTTCAACACGTACGGTCTCGGAGATCTAGAGTTCCACTTTGGCCTCATGAATG ctgactTCTCTGGCCCAGCTGAATCTACTACCTTTCCTCTGGGCTCCTTTATCCCGATCATGGCTAGCGTGGCACTGGAGGCCCATCAGCCCTTGCTGCTGTTTCTTGAGGAATGCGTAGCGGCTACCACACCGGAGCTGCAGCCTGAAAGCACTTTGTACCCGATAATCGCCAATGAGGG ATGTCTTGTGGACAGTCTGGTATCGCGCTCTAAATTCGAACGAAGGCAAAAATCCTCTGAGATCCACCTTTCCCTTCAAGCCTTTAGGTTTGGTCTCGGCGAAGAG GTGTTTATTCACTGTAAACTTGTGGCTTGGGATCCCAACCATCAGgacaacagcaagaaggcctgCCACTATGACCAAGAGCATGG CTGGGAGCAGTTGGACAACTCTGCCTCCCGCTATCTCTGTGCCTGCTGTGACTCTGACTGCAAGTCCAGGAGGGTCAGGAGTTCAGCATCAG GGAAGCGTGGAATGGCACAAAAAGCTGTCCTTGGGCCGCTGACTGTCACTGATGTGAATTATTGA